The following DNA comes from Camelina sativa cultivar DH55 chromosome 14, Cs, whole genome shotgun sequence.
AAGAATATAGAATTCTACAATTATAAGTATGAAATGAAGTgagatataaattttttaagaattgACCAACTGTGAATGATTTCAATCTCCAACACTACAATGAAGGGTATTCTTAGCTATTAGTTGTTACACTAAATCTTATTGAAATTACAaatttctaggattttttttttcagtttttggatAATTTGACAAATTAGAAGAGAAACCTgccataattttataaaaattatattttttattatctcgACGACTTCTCTGGTAGACTTCTGCACGGGAAACTGAACTGtctgcaaatcaatcaaatcaatttaatatttgtaatgattatgctgaagacttatccgAAAGACTTCTTCTAAGAATATAGAATTCTACAATTATAAGTATGAAATGAAgtgatatataaattttttaagaattacCCAACTGTGAATGATTTCAGTCTCCAACACTACAATGAAGGGTATTCTTAGCTATTAGTTGTTACACTAAATCTTATTGAAATTACAaatttctaggattttttttcagtttttggaAGAGAAACCTgccataattttataaaaattatattttttattatgtcgACGacttttttggtagacttctGCACGGAAAGCTGAACCGTctgcaaatcaatcaatcaatttaatatttgtaatgattatgctgAAGATTTATCTGGAAGACTTCTTCCTGGAAAACTAAACCGTACTTTAAACTACaaatctcaatttttatttaaaaaataccaaaataatttattataattattaaattaataataaaataaaaaaaatcaaaatctcaattaTTTACAAACATATTCTGGGTAATTCTCTTCCACCGTCACTACTCCACCGCCCCATCTTCTGTTTAATCTTCTCCATCGGCTGTAAAATTCTCGGCCTCCACCATCTCCTGCTTAATCTTCTCCTTTGCCTGtaaaattaaagacaagaaCAAGCTTTGGTAAAAAATCTGActtcaaacaattaaatcataaaaattgaaataaaagtTGAGATCAAACtcgaaaaagaaagaactaaaCTTTTTCCAACAGATTACCCAATAATAATTCTCAGATCCAAATAAGAAAATACATGTAAAACCCAAATTCAAccaacataaaactaaaaacctaGATTTGGTAGgtagatatgaaaacaaaaccttTGGGATTAGATTTGAATATGAATGAATGTCAGATCTGGAGGGAGATTCGTAGAGTCACATTTGCAGAActtcttcaataaaaaaataagagagaaaaaagaggatATATTGGAGTTTTagatctacttttttttttttggagagcCAAGATATATTTGAGAGAGGggcaagtaaaataaaagagaatctagggttttcataTTTATCTTTGTAACCACGAAATATTTTGTGGGTATATGTAGCTGAATTTTTGAGAGCAacaatattagaattttttagagagaaattttggagagagagagatcacataAAAAATTAGGGTTGACTTAGAgagagaagtatatatatggttaaattaaattatccggttaggttaaaatcaaagaatcaaTACGTATTCGGTTAGGTTCAgctatcggtttggttaaattatcggtaaaattaagataatataatattaacgGTTGATGGCATAACAAGTCAACCACAAATAATCTGCAcagaagtctacttaagcaaaccctaaatcaaataatttttgcCTAATCAaccttttcttgtttaatttgactcgtttatatgtaaatttattttattttaatgcatgaagtctatgtggttattatttgatcaatagttttatcaaattattttttataatttttttaattaaaatttaaattataattaggGAGTAGACGTCTTTTTATATCTTCTTGTTGACATCAATTTATAATTCTTCTTAAAGaaatctattgcagacttcctcGGGTTACATTTGTCATTtcggcttctgttttttgtgtGGTCGTAAGGGAGTGATAATTTCAACATCCTTAATAGTTATGTTTCTCGAAAATCAAATATGGAGTCTACGATTTCATTCAAATGCAAATAAAGGtacaaaaaatgcaattgtccctattattttcttgtttttcaaaTCGACCGCCGTTTGCATTGGAAATAAGTCCCTTCACGTTCGCCAAACAGCAAAATAAGCTTATCACATGGTATGGTAGGTTTCTCATTTGGATCTATACCATCAAAAATTGCTTTTTCTGATTTGTCTTTCTCTATTAACTTAATTTTAGATATTGTTGAATATATTGCTGTTAATCTTTACGAATCCGAAAAATTACACcaaaataatcatatttatagtaaaataatatgcTTGTAcaagataaacaaattataatgaATGTCCAAAAGGAGGACATTGAACAAAGcaagaaaatacaaacacaGAGGAGGACAAAAGAATGATCTGTAATGGAGAAAGCAAAAGTGAAAAATTGtgtattctctttttcttttttcttgttttgatcaTCTGAACAAAGCTTGAATCTCTTCAAGCGTTTTGCCTTTAGTCTCAGGAACCCAAAGACTCACAAAGACCACTGTGAATCCACAAACCAAAGCGTAGAGAGTGAAAGTTCCTCCACTGCTCCAAGCTAAGAGCATATTTGCAGTCATTGTGACTAACCATGACACGAACCAGTTTGCCAAAGTTGCTATACTTCCGGCTAAACCCTTTATATTGACTGGAAGAATCTGTTTTGGACAAAATTAAGCGATTAGACGTTTACTCTGGCACTAAGTAACAATTTTTAATATCCAGTACCTCAGACATAATCAACCATGGAATTGGTCCCATTCCTAAAGAGCAAGCAATAACCATAGCCTGTAAAGAACTCAGTAAGATTTAGCACACATACCACAATTAAGTATGTTTCGTTGTGTGAATGTATAAAACGAACAACTTACCACAACTCCAACTACTGAAACCATGCTTAGAATGTTGTACATATGGGAATCAGGTGACACATATTCCTAACAAGATATTAAGTAAACTCATTAAAATGAAACTCGACATTGTAGAAAGTACAAGTATAGATGTCAAAAGTTAAAATGCTACCTTAAGGAAAAATGCGACTGCCACAATGACAAGGCTTATGGTCATTCCGATAGAAGAGATCTGCATTTCAGAGGAAAACGATGATACTACGTATGCATATTCAGACTTTTGTAAGATGTACATACGAGTCTCAAATATTCCTCACCATGAGCAGAAGTCGACGACCTGATTTATCTACCAACCATGTCGCTACTGCAGTCGCCACTACCTGGTTTAGAATGAACCAATGGTTAAAACAATCGAATCTCATGTCTCCTAGATTAAATCATTGAAATTATATACCTGAACAGCGCCAACTCCAAATGTTGCCGCATTACTTGATGTCACCCCTAAGTGAATAATAATTGGAAAGCATGATAAGAAATCTGTTTATTCTGTCTTAGGACTTAGGAGCATTccaagaataaaaataaaaatatggcTCTACCTGCAGATTCAAAAATTGTGCTTGAATAGAATAAGACACCATTAATTCCTCCAAGTTGTTGAAGTACAAGGAGCCCTATACCAACCTGTAACACGGATTATACAAAACCTGTGAGATTCTTTCATGTGTAGACAAAAATTAGTTTCAGAGGTAAGAGACTAATTGTACCATTAGTGGGAAATAGTATCTCCTGCGCTTGAGGTCTACAAACCGAATTGCAGAACGTTTGCTAGATGATGCCACAGATCTCTGCATAGTGCATAAATGGAAATTTCACAAAAgacataacatttaaaaataatcttGATCTCACAAACCAGTATCATCAAATCAAAGCATTTTTCAGTAGTCAGTACCTTGATTTCATTAACCTCAACAGTAATATCGGTATCAAATCCACGAAGAACTTGCAATGAAGTTTCGAAATCATCTGTCAAACCCAT
Coding sequences within:
- the LOC104740642 gene encoding sugar transporter ERD6-like 4; the encoded protein is MSFREETEEGRNDLRRPFLHTGSWYRMGSRQSSMLESSQVIRDSSISVLACVLIVALGPIQFGFTCGYSSPTQAAITKDLGLTVSEYSVFGSLSNVGAMVGAIASGQIAEYIGRKGSLMIAAIPNIIGWLSISFAKDTSFLYMGRLLEGFGVGVISYTVPVYIAEIAPQNMRGALGSVNQLSVTIGIMLAYLLGLFVPWRILAVLGVLPCTLLIPGLFFIPESPRWLAKMGLTDDFETSLQVLRGFDTDITVEVNEIKRSVASSSKRSAIRFVDLKRRRYYFPLMVGIGLLVLQQLGGINGVLFYSSTIFESAGVTSSNAATFGVGAVQVVATAVATWLVDKSGRRLLLMISSIGMTISLVIVAVAFFLKEYVSPDSHMYNILSMVSVVGVVAMVIACSLGMGPIPWLIMSEILPVNIKGLAGSIATLANWFVSWLVTMTANMLLAWSSGGTFTLYALVCGFTVVFVSLWVPETKGKTLEEIQALFR